The region CTTGCCCTATTGCCCCGATGGATTAGGCTATGTGTTTACATGTCTTTGTCTCAAAACAAAATGTGTTTACATGTCTGTAGCTTTGGCCAACAGCCAGAATCAATCAACAAGATCGAGCTTGTGTTGGAGCAGAAGAGATCAGTCTGCTGCCTAGCGGTCGTCTTCGTGTGTGGCAGGAAAATAATCGGTGGCATAGGGATTTTGCTAACAACCCCTACTCAGCAATCAGTGACCCGGAGACGCCACTGGACGTCGAATGTAGGTGACCTCAGGCGATGTAGATTGACCGGAGACGACACATGAGAAGAGGTGGCAGAGATGGAGGTGGTGGTGCTTGACGACGGTCACCGGTAGTATTTGACGCTGAAtttttactacaatttaaaaatcCAAATAAATGTGACTTTCGTACGTACTCATATTTgcgtttttagagatttcaatatagactacatacggagcaaaatgagttaatctacactctaaaatgcgtttatatacatccgtacgaaattcatattgaaatctctaaaagaccttatatttagaaatggagggagtaaaaGACAAAGTAACATAAACATTTTCAAGAAGTGATAACGATATCTACTAAAGACAATAAATCACTTACAGTTACAATATAGAATATATCCTGCAAATATGACTGGCGTGAAACCAAGATTCAAAGCTGAAAAGGGAATTTTGCACGAGTATGTACCTTTGCCTCGGAGAACAGCAGCATGTAATGCATTTTGTCCACTTGGTCCAGAATATGAAATAGCCCCGCCGCTCAACTCGTAGAGTGTATTTGCGATGATTTTGTTTTCCAGTAAGATGGCCAAGTACAACGGCGAAGTACCTTGTTCAGGAAAACGGGCCAGTTGTGGGTTCACCCCCATGAACAACTTGACCATATCATTGTCCCCGGAGCGGACGGCCTCGTGCAAGGCTGTCtgcttgttcttgttttgtgtttcCAGCAGCCCCTTAGCATTGTTAACACCCTGACCATTGGCGAGATCAACAAGAAGAGACACCATTCGGATGTTCCCCGCCCGTGCAGCACAGTGCAGGGGTGTGTCTCCCT is a window of Triticum aestivum cultivar Chinese Spring unplaced genomic scaffold, IWGSC CS RefSeq v2.1 scaffold234697, whole genome shotgun sequence DNA encoding:
- the LOC123177635 gene encoding E3 ubiquitin-protein ligase mind-bomb-like, with protein sequence ESLLNGRPAAYTIGSSATQPPSLYTVTVGGDTLLHVVAAIHGDTEDSTKKASLVFDKAPSLLFVQNSQGDTPLHCAARAGNIRMVSLLVDLANGQGVNNAKGLLETQNKNKQTALHEAVRSGDNDMVKLFMGVNPQLARFPEQGTSPLYLAILLENKIIANTLYELSGGAISYSGPSGQNALHAAVLRGKGTYSCKIPFSALNLGFTPVIFAGYILYCNCK